In Thermomicrobiales bacterium, the following proteins share a genomic window:
- a CDS encoding beta-lactamase family protein → MTDSRLAVDDLVQSMMADESVPGASVAVVVDGETIFARGYGAADLATERPVTPDTVFGIGSLGKSFTAVAVAQLVADGRVTLDTPAGELLPDLRLPEPFPTADITLDHLLSHVSGLPVLPALEMSLGWLESDAPMESATDLLRYIATMSEKPAGLPGERFSYSNDAFSLLGEIIERLSGESFATYMNAHVFGPLGMTRSTMADPLSLGWDDVTSLYDYEDGAPAFRAPWPQSAIIAPAGLHRSTANDMARYLAAHLSSLPGVPEQLHRELHRTRISRDSESGYALGWGTTDNFRGERALMHSGGITGVSSHALLLPERNAGVIALLNVSSGPSREIAEAVATELLGLPSAPEPAPYPLPDGELERVSGSYSTCRDTAVFGSDDGQPTMTLSGQPASSIVPSNAGEFRVTFGKRTLLAVFPTEDSPAQLATIGGRVYWRDE, encoded by the coding sequence ATGACTGATTCCAGACTCGCAGTGGATGATCTTGTCCAATCGATGATGGCGGATGAATCGGTACCCGGAGCAAGCGTCGCTGTCGTGGTCGATGGCGAGACCATATTCGCTCGCGGCTACGGCGCGGCTGACCTGGCTACGGAGCGTCCGGTGACTCCGGACACCGTCTTCGGCATCGGCTCACTCGGCAAGTCATTCACCGCCGTCGCGGTTGCCCAACTCGTCGCCGATGGTCGCGTTACACTCGACACACCGGCTGGCGAGTTGCTGCCGGATTTGCGCCTGCCGGAGCCATTCCCAACTGCCGACATCACCCTCGATCACCTGCTGTCGCACGTCTCGGGACTGCCGGTGCTACCGGCACTGGAGATGTCGCTGGGCTGGCTGGAATCGGACGCGCCGATGGAGAGCGCCACCGACCTGCTGCGCTACATCGCAACGATGTCGGAGAAGCCGGCCGGTCTGCCGGGCGAGCGCTTCTCATATTCGAACGACGCGTTCTCACTGCTGGGCGAGATCATCGAGCGGCTGAGCGGCGAATCGTTCGCGACCTACATGAATGCGCACGTCTTCGGGCCGCTGGGTATGACGCGCTCGACGATGGCCGATCCGCTGAGCCTCGGCTGGGACGACGTGACCAGCCTCTATGACTATGAAGACGGTGCGCCCGCCTTCCGCGCACCCTGGCCGCAGAGTGCGATCATCGCGCCGGCCGGCCTGCATCGCTCGACAGCGAACGACATGGCGCGCTACCTCGCCGCCCACCTGAGCAGCCTGCCGGGCGTGCCGGAGCAGTTGCATCGCGAGCTGCACCGCACGCGGATCAGTCGCGATTCGGAGTCGGGCTACGCGCTTGGCTGGGGCACAACGGACAACTTCCGTGGCGAGCGTGCGCTGATGCACTCGGGTGGCATCACCGGCGTCTCCTCGCACGCGCTGCTGCTACCGGAGCGCAACGCCGGCGTGATCGCGCTGCTCAACGTCTCAAGCGGCCCATCACGCGAGATCGCCGAGGCGGTCGCGACCGAGCTGCTCGGCCTGCCGTCCGCGCCGGAGCCAGCGCCATACCCGCTTCCGGATGGCGAGCTGGAGCGCGTCAGCGGCTCGTACAGCACCTGCCGCGACACGGCGGTATTCGGCAGTGACGATGGCCAGCCGACGATGACGCTGAGCGGTCAGCCGGCCAGCA